A stretch of Vicinamibacterales bacterium DNA encodes these proteins:
- a CDS encoding FtsW/RodA/SpoVE family cell cycle protein produces the protein MRVVHAERIDQPAADGRLHSLNIELAGLAIASAIVLCGVVLTWTAKIGAPDLTPAGGVIPLYAVKSAAELEPALTMFEAAPARESAARALFARMTAPGGLDRVGQLREVRTRTGHALLSRQDIVALKPRLAVRSIAQFSRRVAGSVAIFVAAFWLAHLFRRRRRRHDDPLLLPALMMLCGIGLMTMIALRDPIRDTVSAELFAAGAAAGVLVMVAVSEVDFEASRLRRAVLLPLGLACALAALLLAFGSGPGTSGVKVNLFGAQPVEAIRLLVVFALAAYFGRRMELLRELSEPPTAARPWLRYVRLPRWRDVRPVLAGMTLVLLFFFFQKDLGPALVLSCVFLGMLGMARGRPGLAALGLALLFAGFAAAYWTGMPATVRNRVMMWADPWNNGVPGGTHVAQGLWALSTGAVWGSGGGLGSPNAIPEGHTDFVLAAIGEELGWIGFAVVAGLYAFLCWRCLRIARRAPGDFTSFLAVGVVLVLSVQAIVIAGGLVGLIPLSGVVTPFLSYGRSSMLANCAAIGIVLSIARRQSRDRAHMRTPIRFVAAALGLAGAAILSRAAWIQVVRADDFAAASSLAEQADGGYRFEYNPRLLAAARSLERGSIYDRNGLPLATSRANEISAIGVTYANASGVAVDDCADDRVRCYPLGGLAFHLLGDWATQANWGARNSSYLERDSDARLKGFDDHAAVVEVVSPRSGERTQAVRRDLRDLLPLVRQRYRPRSAAVIAIRSRERDLHTTLDARFQARVAAALRDGIAAGRVARGAAVVLDAATGELLAAASYPWPTQGAAGRDVAGNQDDAAQWLDRARYGLYPPGSTFKLIVAAAALRTHEDRDRFVCRRLPDGRVGNYVRGMSRPVRDDLLDTVPHGEVDLDRGLAVSCNAYFAQLALAMGPRPLIDAASLFQISVARSSTPDGVRPHLAQTGYGQGEALVTPLKLARVSASIAAGGGIVPVRWEASAEDTAGPGTRFLSARDAERIARAMRAVVTSGTGRSLRSLPIAIAGKTGTAEIGGAAAHAWFTGFAPASGKGRRIAFAVLVENAGYGGRAAAPIAGAIVTAASELGLIK, from the coding sequence ATGCGCGTCGTCCATGCGGAACGGATCGACCAGCCGGCGGCAGACGGGCGGCTCCACAGCCTGAACATCGAGCTCGCCGGACTCGCCATCGCCTCGGCGATCGTGCTGTGCGGCGTGGTGCTGACCTGGACGGCGAAGATCGGCGCGCCTGACCTCACGCCGGCGGGTGGCGTCATTCCGCTGTATGCGGTGAAGAGCGCCGCCGAGCTCGAACCGGCGCTGACGATGTTCGAGGCGGCGCCCGCGCGGGAATCGGCGGCGCGCGCCCTGTTCGCGCGAATGACCGCGCCCGGCGGTCTCGATCGCGTCGGACAACTTCGCGAAGTGCGCACACGAACGGGCCATGCGCTGCTGTCGCGCCAGGACATCGTCGCGCTGAAGCCGCGGCTGGCGGTCAGGAGCATCGCACAGTTCTCGCGGCGCGTCGCCGGGTCCGTGGCGATCTTCGTCGCGGCGTTCTGGCTGGCGCATCTGTTCCGCCGCCGGCGCCGGCGCCACGACGATCCGCTGCTGCTGCCGGCGCTGATGATGCTGTGCGGGATCGGCCTGATGACGATGATCGCGCTGCGCGATCCGATCCGCGACACCGTCAGCGCGGAGCTGTTCGCGGCGGGGGCCGCCGCGGGTGTGCTGGTGATGGTTGCGGTGTCGGAGGTGGATTTCGAAGCCTCACGGCTGCGGCGGGCGGTGCTGCTGCCCCTCGGCCTCGCGTGCGCGCTGGCAGCGCTGCTGCTCGCGTTCGGCAGCGGTCCGGGCACCAGCGGGGTGAAGGTGAACCTCTTCGGCGCGCAGCCGGTGGAAGCGATTCGCCTGCTGGTCGTGTTCGCGCTGGCGGCGTACTTCGGCCGGCGCATGGAGCTGCTGCGGGAGTTGTCGGAACCGCCGACGGCAGCGCGGCCGTGGCTGCGTTACGTGCGCCTGCCGCGATGGCGCGACGTGCGCCCGGTGCTCGCCGGCATGACGCTGGTGCTGTTGTTCTTCTTCTTTCAGAAGGATCTCGGGCCGGCGCTGGTGCTCTCGTGCGTGTTCCTGGGCATGCTCGGCATGGCGCGCGGACGGCCCGGTCTCGCGGCGCTCGGCCTGGCGCTGCTGTTCGCCGGATTCGCGGCCGCCTACTGGACGGGCATGCCGGCGACGGTCCGCAACCGCGTGATGATGTGGGCGGACCCGTGGAACAACGGCGTACCCGGCGGCACGCACGTCGCGCAGGGGCTCTGGGCCTTGTCGACGGGCGCTGTCTGGGGCAGCGGCGGCGGACTCGGCAGCCCCAATGCCATCCCGGAAGGGCATACGGACTTCGTGCTCGCCGCGATCGGCGAAGAGCTCGGCTGGATCGGCTTCGCGGTGGTCGCCGGGCTGTACGCGTTCCTCTGCTGGCGGTGTCTGCGGATCGCGCGTCGCGCGCCCGGGGACTTCACGTCGTTCCTCGCCGTCGGCGTCGTTCTCGTGCTCAGCGTGCAGGCGATCGTGATCGCCGGAGGGCTGGTCGGCCTGATTCCGCTCTCGGGCGTCGTCACACCGTTCCTGAGCTACGGCCGTTCGTCGATGCTCGCCAACTGTGCCGCGATCGGCATCGTGCTGTCGATCGCGCGCCGGCAGTCGCGCGATCGCGCGCACATGCGGACGCCGATACGCTTCGTCGCCGCGGCGCTCGGCCTCGCGGGCGCGGCCATTCTCTCGCGCGCCGCCTGGATCCAGGTGGTTCGCGCCGATGACTTCGCCGCGGCGTCGAGTCTCGCGGAACAGGCGGACGGCGGCTATCGGTTCGAGTACAACCCTCGACTGCTCGCGGCGGCGCGTTCGCTCGAGCGCGGCAGCATCTACGACCGGAACGGCCTGCCGCTGGCGACGAGCCGGGCGAACGAGATATCCGCGATCGGCGTCACCTACGCGAACGCCTCCGGCGTCGCGGTCGACGACTGCGCCGATGACCGCGTTCGCTGCTATCCCCTCGGCGGCCTGGCGTTTCACCTGCTCGGCGACTGGGCCACGCAGGCGAACTGGGGCGCGCGCAATTCCTCTTACCTCGAGCGCGACAGCGACGCCAGACTGAAAGGCTTCGACGACCATGCGGCGGTCGTCGAGGTGGTGAGTCCGCGCAGCGGTGAACGGACGCAGGCAGTCCGGCGCGACCTGCGCGACCTGCTTCCGCTCGTGCGGCAGCGCTACCGCCCGCGCAGCGCTGCGGTGATCGCGATCCGCTCGCGCGAGCGCGACCTTCACACGACGCTGGATGCACGCTTCCAGGCCCGCGTCGCCGCGGCGCTGCGCGACGGCATCGCCGCCGGCCGCGTCGCCCGCGGCGCGGCAGTCGTCCTGGATGCGGCCACCGGCGAGCTGCTCGCCGCCGCGAGTTACCCCTGGCCGACGCAGGGAGCGGCGGGCCGTGATGTCGCCGGTAACCAGGACGATGCGGCGCAGTGGCTCGACCGGGCGCGGTACGGCCTGTACCCGCCGGGATCCACCTTCAAGTTGATCGTCGCCGCCGCCGCGCTGCGCACGCACGAAGATCGCGATCGCTTCGTGTGCCGACGGCTGCCGGACGGACGCGTGGGCAATTACGTCCGCGGCATGTCGCGGCCGGTGCGCGACGACCTGCTGGACACCGTGCCGCACGGCGAAGTCGATCTGGACCGCGGTCTCGCGGTCTCCTGCAACGCGTACTTCGCGCAGCTCGCGCTGGCGATGGGTCCGCGGCCGCTGATCGACGCCGCCTCGCTGTTTCAAATCAGCGTCGCACGCTCGTCCACGCCTGACGGTGTGAGGCCGCACCTCGCGCAAACCGGTTATGGCCAGGGGGAAGCGCTGGTGACACCGCTGAAGCTCGCGCGCGTGTCGGCGTCGATCGCCGCCGGCGGCGGGATTGTACCCGTGCGATGGGAGGCATCGGCGGAAGACACGGCAGGCCCGGGAACGCGCTTCCTGTCCGCGCGTGACGCGGAGCGGATCGCGCGGGCGATGCGCGCGGTGGTCACGTCCGGCACCGGACGCAGCCTGCGATCGCTGCCGATCGCCATCGCCGGAAAGACCGGCACTGCGGAGATCGGCGGCGCGGCGGCGCACGCCTGGTTCACGGGCTTCGCGCCCGCATCGGGGAAGGGACGCCGGATCGCCTTCGCAGTGCTCGTCGAGAACGCCGGCTATGGCGGCCGCGCCGCGGCGCCGATCGCCGGCGCCATCGTCACTGCCGCGAGCGAGCTGGGCCTGATCAAGTGA
- a CDS encoding serine/threonine-protein kinase: MAREDFELLDPKPIGRGQFGTVFAARRRSDGRLTALKVILHAGENGAATIAAERHGAILQQAFAAEHGMVPEVFDFGPDGDDFYIAMELVEGPSLEERLRRGRLPYDDAVGHAIWLCQFLDRAHGFSATIEQRRYRLLHNDLKPAHLKIPENGERKVLDFGMAKVLEEARDLATDVGRTIAYAAPERLRSERVNVHADFWSLGVMLYEMVSGHRPYPLLEDPRLRRQLYSAITNNAPRAALPPDCPVHLQAIIHRLLAFQPAHRYQRASEILADLERFARRETPMAAVYYETPATLPVSRGAAAAVVETEPVTLTEPRLAPPAVAMTDPLPAPPPPLAARTEAVPAVQPAGVPPARTAARPALRRLAGAIATVLLIGIVLTEGVEWLFAEGFRKTIPGIDERAVVAAREAYDAIERWALLDVGLRMRVNSQLLSTLRTVGDRVIADYRREVPTMGPEEWRQAQAAFAWARVLAPRDGTLLAKQLTADAHVRRLAAQRARPQSTPLAQAAVARFRDAAAADPRSFDPYVGMAMTQLYVLADVDGAIQSLDEAVKRGYSITRRDTALLGDASLRRGLMGKRRAALLTGDQRIVALEKAKADFETCVASFERIVEFGNAAKHVETCKTQLRQIVQQLTPEEALPQEGREF, from the coding sequence ATGGCGCGCGAGGACTTCGAGCTTCTCGATCCGAAGCCGATCGGGCGCGGCCAGTTCGGCACGGTGTTCGCCGCGCGGCGCCGCAGCGACGGACGGCTGACGGCGCTGAAGGTGATCCTCCATGCCGGCGAGAACGGCGCCGCGACGATCGCCGCCGAGAGGCACGGCGCGATCCTGCAGCAGGCCTTTGCCGCCGAGCACGGCATGGTGCCGGAGGTGTTCGACTTCGGGCCCGACGGCGACGACTTCTACATCGCCATGGAGCTGGTCGAAGGGCCGTCGCTCGAAGAGCGGCTGCGGCGCGGCCGGCTCCCGTACGACGACGCGGTCGGCCACGCGATCTGGCTGTGCCAGTTCCTCGATCGCGCCCACGGGTTTTCCGCCACCATCGAGCAGCGCCGGTACCGGCTGCTGCACAACGATCTCAAGCCGGCGCACCTGAAGATTCCCGAGAACGGCGAGCGCAAGGTGCTCGACTTCGGCATGGCGAAGGTGCTGGAAGAGGCGCGCGACCTCGCGACGGACGTGGGGCGCACCATCGCGTATGCGGCACCTGAGCGGCTGCGGTCGGAGCGCGTGAACGTGCACGCCGACTTCTGGTCTCTCGGCGTGATGCTGTACGAGATGGTCTCGGGCCATCGGCCGTATCCGCTGCTCGAGGATCCGCGGCTGCGGCGGCAGTTGTACAGCGCCATCACCAACAACGCGCCGCGCGCGGCGCTTCCCCCCGATTGTCCCGTCCACCTGCAGGCGATCATTCACCGGCTGCTCGCGTTTCAGCCGGCGCATCGCTATCAGCGCGCCTCGGAAATCCTCGCCGACCTCGAGCGGTTCGCGCGGCGTGAGACGCCGATGGCGGCGGTCTACTACGAGACGCCGGCGACGCTGCCCGTCTCGCGGGGCGCGGCCGCGGCGGTGGTCGAGACGGAGCCGGTGACTCTCACCGAACCGCGCCTCGCACCGCCTGCAGTGGCGATGACCGATCCGCTTCCGGCACCACCCCCGCCGCTCGCGGCGAGGACGGAGGCTGTGCCGGCGGTTCAGCCCGCTGGCGTTCCGCCGGCGCGGACGGCGGCGCGTCCGGCGCTGCGCCGGCTCGCGGGGGCAATCGCCACCGTGTTGCTGATCGGCATCGTGCTCACCGAAGGCGTCGAGTGGCTGTTCGCCGAAGGGTTCCGCAAGACGATTCCCGGCATCGACGAACGCGCCGTCGTCGCCGCGCGTGAGGCGTACGACGCGATCGAGCGCTGGGCGCTCCTCGACGTCGGCCTCCGGATGCGGGTCAACAGTCAACTGCTCTCGACGCTGCGTACGGTCGGAGACCGTGTCATCGCCGATTACCGGCGCGAGGTGCCGACCATGGGGCCCGAGGAGTGGCGGCAGGCGCAGGCGGCCTTCGCGTGGGCGCGCGTGCTGGCGCCGCGGGACGGGACGCTGCTCGCGAAGCAGTTGACGGCCGATGCGCACGTGCGGCGGCTGGCCGCGCAACGGGCGCGCCCGCAGAGCACGCCGCTCGCGCAGGCGGCGGTCGCACGCTTCCGGGACGCGGCGGCGGCGGATCCCAGGTCGTTCGATCCGTACGTCGGCATGGCGATGACGCAGCTCTACGTCCTCGCGGACGTCGACGGCGCCATTCAGTCGCTCGACGAAGCGGTCAAGCGCGGGTACTCGATCACTCGACGCGACACGGCGCTGCTCGGCGACGCCAGCTTGCGCCGCGGACTGATGGGCAAACGCCGCGCGGCGCTCCTGACCGGCGATCAACGCATCGTCGCACTCGAGAAGGCGAAGGCGGATTTCGAGACCTGCGTTGCGTCCTTCGAACGCATCGTCGAGTTCGGGAACGCCGCAAAGCACGTCGAGACCTGCAAGACACAGCTTCGGCAGATCGTCCAGCAGCTGACGCCGGAAGAGGCGCTGCCCCAGGAGGGCAGGGAGTTCTAG
- a CDS encoding protein phosphatase 2C domain-containing protein, which translates to MADVRTAAAAVLSAAARTHPGRVRLNNEDLPVLDAARGVFGVIDGIGGQAGGEVAAATARDVILQRLARPVGTPAERVREAIAIANNEIYRRAAASPELGGMGCVITLAIVSDSRITIGHVGDTRLYKIRPETVRKVTHDHSPVGELEDAGGLAEPEAMRHPRRHEVFRDVGTIYRDKDEQEFVDVIEEPLEPDAAILICSDGLSDMLPAATIGHVVRQHAGSPERVVEALVAAANDAGGRDNVTVVYAEMPLFAERLGRAADVALTPTEDMRFPAADAEPIGVPAVAAARPGRLRRALRAINASRATWFVAGALAGVVGALALTWYVATTQMRPPQTLIVAPDGSAPYSRISEALAASRPGDVVRVEPGVYREYVELRSGADLVARVPGTVTIARPIGSNAAVLALTGPFNARVAGIRVESDTPVDVGVRVTAPAATLDLVEITGAIRRGIDVSPASAVTVRGSRFAIPGPLLAVPDDAYATVINSVAVRSGGTGGTALSIGTSARVVLRGNVFSGYSADLIEGIGAARRAELLAGNILVPAEAAPPPVRPAPRARGAQGR; encoded by the coding sequence GTGGCTGACGTGCGAACGGCCGCCGCCGCGGTGCTGAGCGCCGCGGCGCGGACTCATCCCGGCCGCGTTCGCCTGAACAACGAGGATCTGCCCGTGCTCGACGCCGCGCGCGGGGTCTTCGGCGTGATCGACGGCATCGGCGGCCAGGCCGGGGGGGAAGTCGCGGCGGCGACGGCGCGTGACGTGATCCTGCAGCGTCTCGCCCGGCCGGTCGGCACGCCGGCGGAACGGGTCCGCGAAGCCATCGCCATCGCCAACAACGAAATCTACCGCCGCGCCGCTGCTTCGCCGGAGCTCGGCGGGATGGGGTGCGTGATCACCCTGGCCATCGTGTCGGACAGCCGGATCACGATCGGGCACGTCGGCGACACGCGCCTCTACAAGATCCGGCCGGAGACCGTCCGAAAGGTCACGCACGATCATTCGCCCGTCGGCGAGCTCGAGGATGCCGGCGGGCTCGCCGAGCCCGAGGCGATGCGCCATCCGCGCCGCCACGAGGTGTTCCGCGACGTCGGCACGATCTACCGCGACAAGGACGAGCAGGAGTTCGTCGACGTCATCGAGGAGCCGCTCGAGCCGGATGCGGCGATCCTGATCTGCTCGGACGGGCTCAGCGACATGCTTCCCGCGGCCACCATCGGCCATGTCGTCCGTCAGCATGCCGGCTCGCCGGAGCGCGTCGTCGAAGCCCTGGTCGCGGCGGCGAACGACGCCGGCGGACGCGACAACGTGACGGTCGTCTATGCCGAGATGCCGCTGTTCGCCGAGCGGCTGGGCCGCGCCGCCGACGTGGCCCTGACGCCGACGGAGGACATGCGATTCCCCGCCGCGGACGCGGAACCGATCGGCGTGCCGGCCGTTGCCGCCGCACGGCCTGGACGGTTGAGGCGCGCGCTGCGCGCGATCAATGCCAGCCGGGCCACGTGGTTCGTCGCCGGCGCGCTCGCGGGAGTCGTCGGAGCGCTCGCGCTGACGTGGTACGTCGCGACGACGCAGATGCGGCCGCCGCAGACGCTGATCGTCGCCCCCGACGGCAGCGCTCCGTACAGCCGAATCTCCGAGGCGCTCGCCGCCAGCCGTCCGGGAGATGTCGTTCGAGTCGAGCCCGGCGTCTACCGCGAATACGTCGAACTGCGCAGCGGCGCGGATCTGGTCGCGCGCGTGCCGGGAACGGTGACGATCGCGCGCCCGATCGGCTCGAACGCGGCGGTGCTGGCGTTGACCGGTCCGTTCAACGCCCGCGTTGCGGGAATCCGCGTCGAATCCGATACGCCGGTGGACGTCGGCGTCCGCGTCACCGCGCCGGCGGCCACGCTCGATCTGGTCGAGATCACCGGCGCGATCCGCCGCGGCATCGACGTGTCGCCCGCCTCGGCGGTAACCGTGCGCGGCAGCCGTTTCGCGATCCCCGGACCTCTGCTCGCCGTGCCGGACGATGCATACGCGACCGTGATCAACTCGGTGGCAGTGCGATCCGGGGGCACCGGTGGAACCGCGCTCTCGATTGGCACGTCAGCACGTGTCGTGTTGCGCGGCAATGTGTTCTCCGGCTACAGCGCGGACTTGATCGAAGGGATCGGCGCGGCGCGGCGTGCCGAGCTGCTGGCCGGGAACATCCTCGTTCCAGCCGAGGCCGCTCCGCCGCCGGTGCGTCCGGCGCCGCGGGCGCGCGGCGCCCAGGGGCGGTAA
- a CDS encoding FHA domain-containing protein, producing the protein MAQAVKAPTGLSIWNAMREELRLNLYPLPYTTLPPAIFHVYLHPADFDRIEGIVPRLVAELQQALSDEVRRINQGRERSGGVLARLIAQAEAPPIEVPPGGWEVQVNADRNGTLQPGELGIDSMLPLPPPLEFGGPATTRIVKSVLNESGRSSTTIEVAPAAAATSPAAEIDLRERAMLTYDDEQGHHEFAMCKDTLSIGRGGSSVWVDVQVFTSSKVSRDHCRIRRDRSGRFFIQDASSWGTSVNGTPVPAAIKGPDGVLRPGAEHELPAPSRIQLADALVIEFSPRR; encoded by the coding sequence ATGGCGCAGGCGGTAAAGGCACCGACGGGGTTGAGCATCTGGAACGCGATGCGGGAAGAGCTGCGCCTGAACCTCTACCCGCTCCCCTACACGACGCTGCCGCCCGCGATCTTCCACGTCTACCTGCACCCGGCCGATTTCGATCGCATCGAAGGCATCGTCCCGCGCCTCGTTGCCGAGCTGCAGCAGGCGCTGAGCGACGAGGTGCGGCGCATCAACCAGGGGCGCGAGCGCTCGGGCGGCGTGCTGGCGCGACTCATCGCCCAGGCCGAAGCGCCCCCCATCGAAGTGCCGCCCGGCGGGTGGGAAGTTCAGGTGAACGCCGATCGCAACGGAACGCTGCAGCCAGGAGAGCTCGGCATCGATTCGATGCTGCCGCTGCCGCCGCCCCTGGAGTTCGGCGGACCGGCGACGACCCGGATCGTGAAATCGGTGCTGAACGAAAGCGGCCGAAGCAGCACGACGATCGAGGTCGCGCCGGCCGCCGCGGCGACGTCCCCTGCCGCCGAGATCGATCTGCGCGAGCGCGCGATGCTGACCTATGACGACGAGCAGGGGCATCACGAGTTCGCGATGTGCAAGGACACACTCTCGATCGGCCGCGGCGGCAGCTCGGTGTGGGTCGACGTCCAGGTCTTCACGTCGTCGAAGGTTTCGCGGGACCACTGCCGGATCCGGCGCGATCGCTCCGGGAGGTTCTTCATCCAGGACGCCAGCAGCTGGGGCACCTCGGTGAATGGCACGCCGGTTCCCGCGGCGATCAAAGGTCCGGACGGCGTGTTGCGCCCGGGCGCCGAGCACGAGCTTCCGGCGCCGTCGCGGATTCAGCTCGCCGACGCGCTCGTCATCGAATTCAGTCCCCGCCGATGA
- a CDS encoding FHA domain-containing protein, translated as MRVRFGSFEFDTATRELRRDGARVHLAPKSFDLLQILIERRPALVTKAELQDKLWPDAVVLEANLGNAVAEIRKALGDDPKSPAYVCTVSRRGYRFAAEIEVLEGAEPRRTPARPRWWLVWKDTILPLAEGENVVGRSPGSAIWIDAGSVSREHAHIFIANGRAVVEDRRSTNGTFVNGERIATPCHVTDGAALTFGSEETVFREWSDAAAPATEPVRSSRR; from the coding sequence ATGAGGGTCCGCTTCGGTTCGTTCGAGTTCGATACCGCAACGCGCGAGCTGCGCCGCGACGGCGCCCGCGTGCACCTGGCGCCCAAGTCGTTCGACCTGCTGCAGATCCTCATCGAGCGCCGTCCCGCGCTGGTGACGAAGGCGGAGCTGCAGGACAAGCTGTGGCCGGACGCCGTGGTGCTGGAGGCCAACCTTGGCAACGCGGTGGCGGAAATCCGGAAGGCTCTCGGCGACGACCCGAAGTCGCCCGCGTACGTCTGCACGGTCTCGCGGCGCGGGTACCGGTTCGCGGCGGAGATCGAGGTGCTGGAAGGCGCCGAGCCGCGGCGGACGCCGGCAAGGCCGCGCTGGTGGCTGGTGTGGAAGGACACGATTCTGCCCCTCGCCGAAGGGGAGAACGTCGTCGGCCGCAGCCCGGGCAGCGCCATCTGGATCGACGCCGGCAGCGTGTCGCGCGAGCACGCGCACATCTTCATCGCCAACGGCCGCGCAGTGGTCGAGGATCGGCGGAGCACGAACGGCACGTTCGTGAACGGCGAGCGGATCGCGACGCCGTGTCATGTCACCGACGGCGCCGCGCTGACCTTCGGGTCGGAAGAGACGGTATTTCGCGAGTGGTCGGACGCTGCCGCGCCGGCGACCGAGCCTGTCCGTTCGTCGCGGCGCTGA
- a CDS encoding DUF6496 domain-containing protein → MAKRKSAASRSVKSAMHRRKKGTLKSGSGRRVKSRKQAIAIGLNEARRKGAKVPRRKGSRKGSAKKR, encoded by the coding sequence ATGGCCAAGCGCAAGTCGGCAGCGTCACGCAGCGTGAAGTCGGCGATGCACCGCAGGAAGAAGGGGACGTTGAAAAGCGGCTCGGGGCGCCGGGTGAAGAGCCGCAAGCAGGCGATCGCCATCGGTCTGAACGAAGCGCGCAGGAAGGGAGCAAAGGTTCCGCGCCGCAAGGGCTCGCGCAAGGGCTCCGCCAAGAAACGCTGA
- the mutM gene encoding bifunctional DNA-formamidopyrimidine glycosylase/DNA-(apurinic or apyrimidinic site) lyase, protein MPELPEVETVRRELAPAMERARFQQVTLRRHDLRERFPRRFRERLVGETALSVDRRAKYLVVPLSSGETLLMHLGMSGSFRVNDSETVPHDHVVFHMSSGSVVTFNDPRRFGLMDIVAPGRLEQHPALSRLGPEPLSAEFDGYTLARGCRGKRTPLKVALLDQRVVAGLGNIYASEALHVAGLSPNRLASTISTPSGLPRPAAHRLAASIKKVLEDAIARAAGGDYRGSRFRVYDREAERCRRPRCTGTIRRRTQAGRSTFYCAVCQR, encoded by the coding sequence ATGCCTGAGTTGCCCGAAGTGGAAACCGTGCGGCGCGAGCTGGCACCGGCAATGGAACGGGCCAGGTTCCAGCAGGTGACCCTGCGCCGGCACGACCTGCGCGAGCGGTTTCCGCGGCGCTTCCGCGAGCGGCTCGTGGGGGAGACCGCGCTCTCAGTGGACCGGCGGGCGAAGTATCTCGTCGTGCCCCTCTCGTCGGGCGAGACGCTGCTGATGCACCTGGGAATGTCCGGTTCGTTCCGGGTGAACGACAGCGAAACGGTCCCGCACGACCACGTGGTCTTTCACATGTCCTCGGGGTCGGTCGTCACGTTCAACGATCCCCGCCGGTTCGGATTGATGGACATCGTCGCGCCGGGAAGGCTGGAGCAGCACCCTGCGCTGAGCCGTCTCGGACCCGAGCCGCTCTCGGCCGAGTTCGACGGCTACACGCTGGCGCGCGGCTGCCGCGGCAAGCGGACGCCGCTCAAAGTGGCGCTGCTCGATCAGCGCGTCGTCGCCGGTCTCGGGAACATCTACGCGAGCGAGGCGCTCCATGTCGCGGGACTGTCGCCCAACCGCCTCGCCTCCACGATTTCCACACCGTCCGGTCTGCCGCGCCCGGCGGCGCACCGGCTGGCGGCGTCGATCAAGAAAGTGCTCGAGGACGCGATCGCCCGCGCCGCCGGTGGAGACTATCGAGGGTCGCGCTTCCGCGTCTACGACCGTGAGGCCGAGCGCTGCCGCCGGCCGCGCTGCACCGGCACGATCCGCCGCCGCACGCAGGCCGGACGATCGACCTTCTACTGCGCGGTGTGTCAGCGCTGA
- a CDS encoding class I SAM-dependent methyltransferase: MQKTPPGMFSAGDAYERFMGRWSRKLAPALVQFAGVRDGDSVLDVGCGTGALAAAAAAIGPSVQVSGVDPSAAYVTAAARRHGTDRVRFRVGDARELPFPAASFDRTLSLLILNFVPEPGAAVDQMIRVTRPGGTVAAAVWDYAGGMEMLRTFWDEAIALRPEMDSRDERHMRFSTAGELAALWRARGLRDVVETSLVIDMPFASFDDYWQPFLAGQGPAGVFIAALPDAAREQLRERLAHRLTGTTTGATISMQGRAWAVRGEVVG, from the coding sequence ATGCAGAAGACGCCCCCCGGGATGTTCTCCGCCGGCGACGCCTACGAGCGGTTCATGGGGCGATGGAGCCGGAAGCTCGCGCCGGCGCTCGTGCAGTTCGCGGGGGTGCGCGATGGCGACAGCGTCCTCGATGTCGGCTGCGGGACGGGCGCCCTTGCCGCGGCGGCCGCTGCCATCGGGCCGTCAGTGCAGGTATCGGGTGTCGATCCCTCTGCGGCGTACGTCACCGCGGCGGCACGCCGTCACGGAACCGACCGCGTCCGGTTCCGGGTCGGTGACGCACGCGAGCTTCCGTTTCCTGCTGCCTCGTTCGACCGGACTCTCTCGCTGCTCATTCTCAACTTCGTTCCGGAGCCCGGCGCGGCGGTCGATCAGATGATCCGGGTCACACGGCCGGGCGGGACGGTGGCGGCCGCGGTATGGGATTACGCCGGGGGCATGGAAATGCTGCGCACGTTCTGGGATGAAGCGATTGCGCTTCGCCCGGAGATGGATAGCAGGGACGAACGGCACATGCGCTTCTCGACCGCCGGCGAGCTGGCGGCGTTGTGGCGCGCCCGGGGGCTGCGAGACGTCGTCGAGACGAGCCTGGTAATCGACATGCCGTTCGCATCGTTCGACGACTACTGGCAGCCGTTTCTCGCCGGGCAGGGCCCGGCGGGTGTGTTCATCGCGGCGCTGCCCGACGCCGCTCGTGAACAGCTCCGCGAACGGCTCGCGCACCGGCTGACCGGCACGACGACCGGCGCCACGATCTCGATGCAGGGGCGCGCCTGGGCGGTCCGCGGCGAGGTCGTGGGCTAG
- a CDS encoding PadR family transcriptional regulator, giving the protein MAKHSDDGRLELLQGTLDMLILRTLQWGPQHGHGIGQAIRTQSDDLLKVETGSLYPALHRLVKRGWLNAEWGVSQANQRAKFYRLTAEGRKQLLREESRWTQLVNAIGRIMQPAPGTDE; this is encoded by the coding sequence ATGGCAAAACACTCCGACGACGGGCGCCTGGAGCTGCTCCAGGGCACGCTCGACATGCTCATTCTGCGCACCCTTCAGTGGGGGCCCCAGCACGGCCACGGCATCGGGCAGGCGATTCGGACCCAGTCCGACGACCTGCTCAAGGTCGAAACCGGCTCCCTTTACCCCGCGCTGCACCGGCTGGTGAAACGCGGCTGGCTGAACGCCGAATGGGGTGTCAGCCAGGCCAACCAGCGCGCCAAGTTCTACCGGCTCACCGCCGAAGGCAGGAAGCAGCTGCTGCGCGAGGAATCGCGCTGGACCCAGCTGGTCAACGCCATCGGCCGGATCATGCAGCCCGCCCCAGGCACCGACGAGTGA